aggggtccATGATAACATCCATGATGgatccttctgtccaccacctcctccatggaccccagtgtgcagcccaggctttctgaaccagcttgctgagcctcttcctgtctgtcacagtCTCAGCATCGCGTCTGgttttccggttttattttggtatttcctgttttgttcctgccggTCTTAGTGCTAGTTTGATTTTACCTTGTCACATGtcatcagttcctgttttacttttgcCGCTTCCTGTCCTGCCATAGGCATTTGGTCTTGCTTCATCTTTACTCCCCAGCTGCAGTCAGTCCATAATCAGGTcatgcatttaagcaccagtattcaCCCTGTTtatctgccagattgttgttcaTTGACCCGTccaactctccagcgttcatGTCTGTAAGTCCTGCCGTGTACCAGCTGTGGCCCGTGTTCTGACCCAGCCTTGCCTGCTCCCCGTCTGTACAGTTGCCTTGATTTCATTACCTGTGTACCtactttgcctgcctgaccaccaGCCTGAATAACTCCTCACTTACCTGAGTTCATgcaagctgtgcgtgtgggtccttcACCGTGAACCGTGAcactgtctctgcctgtactgccagcactcaactccatacaggactactgggGTTATCGCTGACCTGACGATGCTCCGTCAGGTTGGATGCAGCAAGTTAAAGAAGCCACACAATGTGATTCTGCTCTAATACCATAAAGTACAAAACATTCCTTAATCACAGCGTCTGGAGCGGCTGGAGTCTGTGTGGAAGAGTCTTCTgaggacgaggagctgcaggattcCAGCCAGGAGCATGAGCAGGCACTGAGCGGCCGACCAGCAGCCGACGTAGCTGAGGTTGgacaggaggaggtgatggtcCTTCCCTTTCCTCATCCGAGCAAAGTTGTAATGACGCCACATGTGGAAGACGTGATTCTGGAGTCTCTGCAGGCTTTCCTATCAACAGTGTGTCCTAGTTACACTTAATGGTGATGTCAGGAACTATTCAGTAGTAACAATTGATATTGCAGTTAAATCTATATGCTTTTgaaacaggctgctgcagcctctgaccATCAACCATTACCTCGATGCTGGTCAACGTGCTGTTGAGgaccttcttctcttcctccatttctctctctgactcCTGAAAGCCTTCATAGATGACACCAAAGTTCAGAAACACCCTGACGCTGCCAAACCGGTTGTTGTGGTTCCGGAGACATTTTATTTGTGAATTTAGCCATGATTTGTGCGTActtttaacgccccaaattataagtgtaagcatggtaaagccccactaagtctacaagtacaactctggttacgcacgcacagactggtttacgcacacacgcatctggttacacatgcacaaatctaatgtgaccctaatttgactccatacactGGAGCTCATCCCAGCTATTcacgggcgagaggcggggacacctggacaggtcgccagtccatcgcagggctgaGTTGTGACCATATAAATGTATAGGTCTTATCTCCCCAAAGGTTTCTCTTTTGTTCTTTAGACATTTCATACTATTTTGTCATTAAATTAATACTTTTTTTGACCGTCGCCTGATCTTTGACCAAAAGAGTAAATAAAGTCTCTGTCCAAGAAGAAAAGTAGAAAAGTGGAAATGCAAACGAAAGGCAACGAGTCTTATTTCAAGCCAACATAAATCGACAATTTTATTggataaaaaacatttattgatcCCAAACGTCTCGTTTGACACCATTATAGGTTTTTCTGTAGCAccatgttttcagtttcatGAGCTTCATGACTAGTTTTATAATCTGTAAAATCCCCAAAACAATACTTAGGTCAATTTTGAGGTTTCTATTTgctgtaatatttttttttttttacatcagctTCACATCCAAGCTTTTTTATGCGACCCTGACAAAGGAACAGGGGGTCAAAGAAGTCTACTGCTCCTCCAACTGTGCCACCACACTGCGCAGTTTATCCACCAGCACTGCAGAAGAGAAACATAGTTTTTATTCAGACCTAGGGTTTAATCTACAGCACGTTACACGAGTTGACAACATTATTTATCATGATTTACCTCCAGCCGAAGGTCTCTGGAAGCTGTCGAAGGCCCTGCAGGCATCGATCAACTCTCTAAGTGAGGCAGGACAGTCATCGGGAAGTGGCTCCTGAAATTTCTCTACGTACACTTTCTCATAGATTTGCTTCCTAGAACAATCTGGGGAAAGACCAAgaaaaaatcataaaaaaggtaaaactaaGTATTTTAATAGTCAGGGACTAAGTGTAAAGTATGTTTTGTTCAGCTGTTCTAATCTGaataaagacagacaaacaaaagtcAGAACCTGCACTCTCGCTGCGTCACACGTCCTCTGTCTGTGTAACATGCATATGTGCTACTCGTGTGCAGATACAAACCTTTAAACGGTGTCTGACTGGTTGAAATCTCCCACATGAGGATTCCAAAGCTGAAAGACAACATTTTAAGCTTAGACAGGTTCTCTTACTGTTTAATGACCTGACAGTTGTTTTGCAGACATTTGGGTGTTTGATCATGGTTCATTGACAGGGAAGTCAGTGCCTGATGTTAACAGGCTCAAACCCACCAGGGCTCCAGGCGTGTCCTTGAATAAGACACTTCAGGGAGCATTAGCTCTGGGCGCcctgcatggcagcccactgctgccCCGGGGGGTTGAATACAGAAAACCAATTTAGTTACATTGTAAGATGTGATAATGACTAATAGAGGCTTTCTTCTTCAGAGGGACTTTTTAAAGACTCTTCAGAAGAATTACTGCCTGCTGCCTGCAGTTTAGTAAGGAGGTCTTTAAATCCAtcatgaaacaagaacagccaTGGTTAGAGGGACAGTATGAATAAAACTGAATGAATTAATATACAATGCCTTCTGACAGTTTGTTGTTAGCTTTAGTGAGATCTTTATgaacaaaactttattaatAAGTTATGAAACAATGTCATGGTACCTGTACATCTCACACTCTTTGCTGTAGACATGGTTGATGCTTTGCAGAATCCCAGGACAAGAGTAATGCAGTGATGTGCACTTATTGGCCCACGGCAGCTTTTTCAGTGACGTTTCTGATTTTGCCAGCTCAAAACCTCctaactaaaaaaacaaacatatcaggctaatcatttttaaattattaaacagTCTGCAAacaatcccagcatgcactgggctCACTACCTTGACCCTGTAGCCTTCAGCCACCAGGAACTTGTTGCTGTCGATGCATCCATGAactttgcttttttcttctgtctggTGGAGTCTAAGAAAGTGGAAGAGGTGCATATAAAGTCATCTGCATCAGTCCACCTGTGATATAAAGCAACACTAATTCGATACAAGTTTAAAGAACCCTGAAAGAAAATCAACGTATGTGTGGAAATCACCTTGCTCTGtctaattaaacacaaaaagaaacagactccacagactCACCGGTAAAGTCCTTGTGCTGCGTCCAGACACATGTGAGCTCTGATGGTCCAGGACAGTGTATCAGAATTCAGAACCTCTCGAAGGCTTCCCTTCTCACAGTACTCCATGATGATGAGGAACTGAGGGCTGGGTCCTATGTCACAATGTCAACTCACACAATTATTATGTTAAATGTGCTCCACAGTCACGTGGGCTCTACATCTATTGAGCTAAATTGGGCCCATATGTCTTTTTTTCACTTACAGTTCTTATTTTCAGGTTTAGCTCTTGTCTTTTCAGGTTCAGACTTTTGGGCCAACATGGCATGTGGGGGCGGGACTAACACACAGAGGACCTATCAAAACGTCTTATGGACATTTGCCTTTAGGAGCTGTGGGAACTGGAGGAATAATTATTACAAGTTTTAAATTACCTACTTAAGGGCTTGCTTCAAATAAAATAggcatcatccatccatccatccatccatccatccatccatccatccatccatccatccatccatccatccatccatccatccacccatccatccatccatccatccatccatccatccacccacccacccacccatccatccatccatccatccatccatccatccatccatccatccatccatccatccatccatccatccatcttcaacCGCTTTATCGGGGGCAGCTTTCTGAgcaaagagttccagacttcctctCCCTGGACGCTTcttccagctcttccggtgggaccccaaggcgttcccagaccagacgagagacatagtccctccagcgtgtcctgggtctccctggggcctcctaccggtgggacatgcccagaagacctccccagggaggcgtccaggaggcatctgaaacACATGCCCGAGCCTCCTCAACTGACTGACTCAAGACTGACGGGTAAATCTAGAGCTtcgcctttcggctcagctctcTCTTCACCACGACAGATTCAGACTTGGGGGAattgattctcatcccagccgcttcactcTCCGCCCCAGCACACAGTCCAAAGTGGGCATCAAAGACAAGACGTCTTTAAATTTCCCACCACTATAAAAACTCTTTAAAGGGCAATAATTGTCCAGCATAGTGTGTTTATAGTGTCATAGTTTTGCAACATGTTACTTTTGTTCAGccacaaatgtacagtaagtgaatgcagcattagATACGCTTGTTGGAAACTCTAGCtaaaacctacagtattttGCACATCGTATAGTAGTTTTTATGTCAAATCAATGTGTCTAACTAATATGAGAGGGTGGGGAGAGCTCCTGTACTGAATATCTGCTGCACCACAGCTGAGCCCCAGGACGTCAGAGAGCTTCTGTCCGGCTGTGGCCGGTGGTGGTCACATGCTGGGTTCTTCTTTCAAATCGTTTTTTTTGGCTTTCAAGATATATGGGCCCAATTTAGCTCCATACACATGGAGGCCACTcaccgtcctcatcctccacacaGATGCCAAACAGCCGCAGGATGTTGGGCGACTCGAACTTCTTCATAGTTTGCACTTCTTTATTAAAAACTGGCTTCACCTCCCTGTTTGAGTGAGAAATGAATGTGACTGTCATGGCATCAGATGTGTGCAAACAGCTGTCACTAAATCACTTCATTACAGAGCCTGGAGCAAAGCATTGGTTCTTAAAGTAATTGCTGTGATCTGGTGTTTTACAAACTGAATTGATTCtcaaagcaaattaaaacaatacgAACTGAAATCTAGCGGCGCTGGTGGCCACCAGGTCCGTGTATCTCTTAATGGCCACTGTGAATCCGCGATACTCTCCTTTGTAGACCTTTGAGGTTGGTGTTGTCATGAAGGGCTCTTTGGGAAGTTTGTACGTCAGCTCACTGGGTTTGATCAGCCTGATGTCCTCGGTGATCGTGGGCCTGTTCACTGTGGGAGCACAGAGTCAGTGGGAGAGAGGGTGACCCTTCACAGACCCACCTTCAGGACTACAGGCAGAACTGCAGTTCTCTCATTCATGGCTCCCAGGTCCATTAACCTTCTCACTACTAGTGTGTCTGTTTCTATTGCTGCTGCT
The genomic region above belongs to Betta splendens chromosome 6, fBetSpl5.4, whole genome shotgun sequence and contains:
- the LOC114857354 gene encoding transmembrane emp24 domain-containing protein 6-like gives rise to the protein MKLMKLKTCTHKSWLNSQIKCLRNHNNRFGSVRVFLNFGVIYEGFQESEREMEEEKKVLNSTLTSIEESLQRLQNHVFHMWRHYNFARMRKGKDHHLLLSNLSYVGCWSAAQCLLMLLAGILQLLVLRRLFHTDSSRSRRCD
- the LOC114857531 gene encoding mixed lineage kinase domain-like protein, with translation MDFIEPILSIATQIYEVAENVKANKKRCHRVSERVKALESLVRSIKKREKPQSGGEVATALRDLSFTLISAQKLMDKYASAKWVERILKSSSHGDEFDSVNERLNDAYQVLSVALQVQQGDVLCKVFELGSREEDRREDEEELKKLLLEYMKAQEEKLESLKNNVEKIVQMLNRPTITEDIRLIKPSELTYKLPKEPFMTTPTSKVYKGEYRGFTVAIKRYTDLVATSAARFQEVKPVFNKEVQTMKKFESPNILRLFGICVEDEDGPSPQFLIIMEYCEKGSLREVLNSDTLSWTIRAHMCLDAAQGLYRLHQTEEKSKVHGCIDSNKFLVAEGYRVKLGGFELAKSETSLKKLPWANKCTSLHYSCPGILQSINHVYSKECEMYSFGILMWEISTSQTPFKDCSRKQIYEKVYVEKFQEPLPDDCPASLRELIDACRAFDSFQRPSAGVLVDKLRSVVAQLEEQ